ttatctctggaAATGAGGGAAATTGGTTTGatatagaaatgaatgaaagaacaaatgtgGGAACTTTAAAGGTTATTAAGGTATGGAATAATTatcctaaatattttgttttcttggtttttttcaaAGTGTTAATCTTAAAATGATGTCAACATTTCACAAACTTGAGTGggtgaaagaataaaaattaatgtgtttTAGAATTATACATGATATAGAGCTTTTTTATAGAGAGTTTTTCTGCTTATATAATTTCGTAAAGACAGGCATTGAACTTTTTACTTGAAACTCTTTTCTATCAATACAATATTCCCTCACAgatcatacatttttaaacacaaatcTTATTTTATGCTTACAACAAAGTACGATTAATCCTTTAGGTTTGTTTTACacatttgaagaatattttttgaaGCAGATTAATCATTGCCTAAAAAAAAGGTGTCCCTGTCAACACTGTACATCAATTATTATTCATTAATAACATTCATAACATAAACTAAAAGTTGTTAGTTCATCCAGTGTGTTTCcacagaattaaaattaaataactgtAATTGTAGGATTATCACATTCTCATCTCACTTCTGCAGCTGACCCAGGCTTATTACAGACATAAGTATACTAGAGACTTGTTCCAAGTCATAGAGATTTGGTCCAAGTCAACACAGTTCTCCTGTGTCCCCTCTACATTACCGATCCACCACATTTACCTGCAGTAGAATTTTCTCTGAGATTCGAGGGGGAAAAATGTCTGACTCCTAGGGAGCTGATAGTGAAGATTTCACCCTGGGCTACAAGACTTGtcagtctattttttaaaatctgcaatAGCTGTGCATGTATTGTACGTGATGCATGCAATACGTATTCTTCATGGTAAAATGTAATCCCTTTTTaactgttttcttccttcagaaTTGCTCTGGGAAATAAACTCCTAAGGAATTCTGTCCCTATAGGAATGTGTGATCATTTGTCTCATATGTCTTCATAAAGTGTCACCATGCCTACAGCTTCCATTCACTGAGGCAGTGTGCGGATGATTTAGTTTATTCTCTACAGCATCCCTGTAAAATAGGTTATATGCCCAcattacaaataaatacattgaggttcagagagagtTTGTAACCTGCTCAGTTCTCATCACTAGTAAGTGGGACAGCTGACATTCAAACCTAGGCTTCTCTAGCTATTAAGTTCACATTCTTTCCACTACACTATCTAGGTTTCCctgctggggaaactgagtcctaATCTATTTCACCCCAAACTATGATATTACTTTAGAAAATTAATTCATCTATCTGGCCTCAACatctctgtctgtaaaatgggaattatgttGATTTTTCTCCCAGACATGACATCatatattaattcttttgttaggattatatatatatgtaatacgtGTGTgtgatgtatatgtatacataattttataGCCATTCTTGGAGTTGCAAATAAAGCTAATATTAGAGCAAAGACTGAAAATTTTAGCTAAGTAGAGAGCTCAGTGTGTGAATCGATGGTCATCTAAACTACTGttatgtgaaaattttaaaaaatatggttgGTATTTATAGGCAAAATGCATAGTTGTGGATTTTATGAGTAGTGGATTTTGACACTGTCTTTCATAATGAAAATGACTACttgataattttataatataaagtgaatttttccaggatatgttgaataaaatatggatttctttttattatttatatactaCATTCTATTATTTGATTTATTGAAAGAAGTCACATATACATAGTAAAATTTCTTGTAAATAGTTCTTTATGGATAAAATCAGTCAAATGATTGAACCTACGATATACTTGGCCCATTCTTCCTAATAAATAGAGCTATTTTCTGAGAAACCTGAAATGATAGCATCTAACATAAGCTCTCTTTGCACTACAAAATGCATGGATTTGACCACCtgtattattttaagttttttaatttgGTGGACAATTGGAACTCATACATTTTCAACTTTTTCAACAAAAGATCGAAGACAATTGGACTTTTTCTTACtgtattttcatgtgtttgtattgaATTGAATATAAAGTAAGAATAGagtgtgtatttatatgtatttatatttaattaaagaaaaagatgtaagAATTTTTTTGCCTATTATCAAagaatttctctttcctctagaatgttttttccccttagagTAAAACTATTTCACTCTGTATTTTCTAGCCCCTAGATTATGAAGCTATGAAGAATCTGCAACTTAGTCTTGGTGTTAGAAATAAAGCTGAATTTCATCAATCAATTATGTCTCGATATAAACTCACAGCAACTGCAGTCTCTGTGACTGTGTTAAATGTAGTTGAAGGCTCAGTGTTCCGTCCAGGTTCAAAGACATTCAAAGTAACTAGTGAGATGGGACAAAACTATCAATTGGGAGACTTTACAGCTACTGATCTGGACACAGGTCTACTTTCAACCACTGTTAGGTAAGACTGACATTTTCCAACTAATTTTCATCACATATTGAACTTAAGTAAATATGTTCTTTTTAGAAATTTGAAGTAcctgaattaaaatatttgtcactATTTTTGAAATTCAATCATAAAACGTACTAATTGGGAAATTGTTACCTAATTTAGACTGTTtaacttaagaaaatatataatttgtgcAAAATGTAAGATGGAAAAATGTGAAggtttaaaatgtgaaaatattgtATCTGGAAAGTTTGACGCTcctgtgtttatatattttattgaccAGTTAGCTGATTACTACATATCATGGTTATTCCCCTTGGAAGATTTGATGGATTGATTTTCCCATTGCAAATTTGCCCAGATTGAAATCAATTAGATTTAGTTAATGCATTTCAGTTACTTTCTCTCTTTAATCAGCACGTAATATTGGTCAACAATCACCTTGATATGAAAAATTGGTTACATTAAGGAAAAATTAAgctgtgtagttttttttttaactctacgTATCCGAGTGTTTCTACTTGATCATGAAaaatctgtgtgtatatgtgcacagGTATTTTGCAAATGTGCTTGTGATCAGGAATAATGGTGGAGTGGAAAGACCTCAcaaatgagttttaaaagttctttctctGTGTTCCTCTCACTCCATGTGAGTATTTCAGTTATAGCTCTTATCACACTGCACCGCCATTACTGATAAGCTCTCTTGTACTCCACAGATGTGAGTTCACTGAGGGAAGACCACACCCCTATCTGACTCCTTATCAAGTTCTATTTCCTGagtttagcacaatgcctgacacagagaGTTATCTAACCAATGTTTGTCTAACGAACATgtaaatgagaaggaaaacttCGAAGTCAaagatgagaagagaaagagaatagagaatAGGATAGAGGCACAAGACAAGGACAGAGTTTGGAATCCACAAGAAGTCCTGTATATTCACTGAGTATATGAGATGGGGAGTGGAAATAGGGAAGGGATGAAAGCCAAGCTGCTGAAGAAGTAACTTCTTTGGTAAAAGAATAGTTTAGAATTAGCAGCAGCCCAGGAAGTCCCAGCATCTGGGCTGTCCAGGACAGTTCTGATGCTaccaaaatcaaatgaaaatgagaCTGCAGGTATCAGAGGATTATTCGTACATCTAAGTGGGCTAGGTGTAATAGACATTCCATTACAAGTGGCTGCtcagtaattcttttttcttatatttaaatcttcatCCATTTCTGAATGTCCTCAAACAACTGGAactgcccccccccaaaataaagtcTCCAATAATTGAAAATTATATCCAGGAGTTACAACTACTGGCTGGAAACATGGTTTAAAATCAaaatctctccttctctcccccctgCCTTTAGATAGCTAACATTAATTTGTACCATTGTCTTTCAAATACAGATATGTAATGGGAATTAATCCAGCTGGCCTAATCACTATTGACTCAAAAACAGgcacaattattttgagaaataaagttACTGTTCAACAATACGAAAAACTTAAGGGAAAATACCAAGGAACAATTCTATCTATAGATGGTAagaaatcaatttaattttttcccgtCTACTGgaagttatatatacattcagaaactaaaattttaattactgtCTTTTGAAGTAACCCTTTTTCCAACAAAAGTTATCATACTGGGTATTATACAATCAAATCCTGAATGATACAAGAGACATTATAATTTAGGGTTTAGACCGTGAGCTCTAGAATTAGACTGGATTGGTATCTCGTAACATCACTTACTAGCTCCAAGATTTTAGAGAAGTTATTTAACCCATTTatccctcagttttctcttccataaaataGGCCAATGACATTATGGATTTAGAAGTACTTAAGGAGTTACTACATGTAAAGCACTAGACGAGTGctgacattcaataaatgttagttcgtATTAATGTCAgtaattgaaaatttttaattgtactgtaaaattattttcaaacagaCCTAAAGCCAAGCTAACTTAACTTTACGTGATCCTTGGAAAGTTGATGTACAATTTCGTGTAAACAATTCGGAATTAGCATGCTTATATTACTTTTCAAAACCAACAAACTTAAATTAGGCTAATCACTAGGAGGGAAGTTCCTCGAGGCTAATTCTAAGCAATATTTGCTGCttcactttctcttcctcccttcttcctccttctctccctttcttcctctttttctttcaattgtCCTAAAAAGGGATTGACAATTTCCACTTGCTTCacaagtttaaaagaaagaaaacagcatttCTTTAAAGTCATTCAACAACTCAGAATTTTTACCAAATTATGCTGGTCTTTTCCACAATCAGTCAaaataaatgtagttttaaaaatgtttatcacaAATCGAAATGTTTATTCCATCTACATATAAAGTTTATTTCAGTGCTGAAATTGTCTTAAGCAGTTGCTAGTTTACTCCTTTTCTTACATCCAACATCAAGCTTAATTGGACACATGAAAGAGAAATTGGAACTTTAATTTACTAAACTGTAGGCTGATGGCAAATAGGGAGCATTCcctttgtcattaaaaaataccACCTTCTGGGGGTAAACATTAGATccgatgataataataaaaataacaaaaacagtaaCAGTACAATAGAATTGTTGTATTCCAACAAAACAGTAACAATAGAATCAGCATAGCTGGGCTGAAAGGGCATGGGCTTTGATATCAGATAGACTGTATGTAAACCTATCTCTGTTATGTACTTCCAGGgatatctttattcatttatccagaAACTAAGTATCGAATTCTAACCAAACGTCAGCCATTGTGCCAGATTCTAGAGTGACATCGATGGACAAAGTCTGACAATGGCGCTTACATctatataatagaaataataataacaataatagtaacttGCTGAAGCCAACAGCAAGTGTGGAACCGTTAAGTTGAAACAAATCACAAATGTCTCTCCTCCTGTGTTTAGTCAACAAACACAATAATTTACTGAAACTTTGAAGgataagaaaaaagcaaatttgGAATATCTGCTTGTGAAACAAAAGtgcttcattttattgatatgaaGATTCCCCTCCCCCAATAGTGCCAAATTCCCTCTCCTATGAGTTGTTTGAACTGTTGGTTGTGAGTTTGAGGATATGCTACTTTATCAGTAGGAGATTTTTATACAAATGACTGACCAATCTGCCCAAAGTCTGTTGGTTTTGTCAgcccataaaaggaaaaaagacaagaacTGAAGATGAAAGACAGTAAAACAGCAAACAAAATCTAGTCTAATGCATGGAGAAGTGTGCAACACATGGTCTAGAAATGTCTCCACAGTGGCTTATGACACACTGCTGACCAATACATAATGTGGTGTTTACTGTGTATGTTTCTCAACACATAGGACAGTTTTTCTCAAGCACTAATATTTATTCATAATGGTTTGATTTAAAAACTGAGTCACAGACAAGAGACAATATGCAGAGTTACTGAATTGGTGGGAATAAAGACATTGAAATAAGTACTgatgcaaagagaaaataattttgtattgtcCAACAATTATTACgctaaatgtataaaatatttctttcattttaaaccttgttaCAGATACTCTTCAAAGAACTTCTACTGGTACAATTATTATTAAACTTGAAGGTAGTTCCTGGAACGGTGATGAACCTTCTAATAACAATACCAGTACTAGCACAAATGGCCTTAGTTCCTCAGATGTTACCACTAATGCCTACAAAAACGGTGGCATGGTTGGCACTAATACTTTTGATGTAGGTCACTCCACTACTTTTAAGCTAAAAGACAATGATAATGTACATTTTGGTGCTGCTGGCATTGGACTACTCATCATGGGATTCTTGGTCCTAGGATGTAAGTACTTTAACAGTCCCGTTTTTATGTGTCCCCTAAAAAATTGTGGAGAGGAAATAAGTTTTCTGATCatttgatgaaatatattttacaaattcttATTTTGTGCAATTATCAAGAAATTTCTATGTTTGGTGTTGGGTTTATGACacgaaaaaaaaaatcaaacaacttgACCCCTTAGAGTGCAGTGGAGGATAAAAACTTTTTTGCTTTGAATCTCAATGTAATAGGAAAGTACCATAACAGACAGGTTCAAATTGCTATTTGAGTGAAGAAGACAGTCAGAAACAACTGACTGAAACAATCAGAAAAGGCTACATAGAGAAAGTAAACTCTGGGTTGGGTTTTAACAGATGAATAGGAGCTAGCCTAGTGGACAAGAAAAAGGGAACacaatacaagaagaaaaaaaaatccatgtgcaAAATCCCAAAAGAATGAGAGTGCAAGTAACTGAAATAAAGGACTCCAgcatagaagaaataaaggatgTGCTTGATAGCATGGTGAGAGTTGAGACTAGAAAGATAGGCAAGGGCTAGACCTTGAAGGGATTTCATGCTGTGCTAAAGCTGCGCAGCCTAAGGAAAGGAGAGCCAAATAGATGAAGAATTAAACTCCAGCTGCTAAATTCAATTGTCTGAGTCCTTCAAAGGTTACCCAAGTTTTCTGAGCCTTGCCTTTGCCATCCGTGAAATAATAAAACTTACTTCACAACAATACTTAGATAATGAAAAGGAAGTACCACGCATGGAAGCATTTAGAGATAGACCACATTGTATGGTCACTAGAGTGGACCTAGTCAAGGATCTAGACATGAGGGTATAATATCCAATGGATTCTTCAGGTGGTCTTTAACATTGCCTTGGATGATGATAGAAATTAGAGTGGCGATGAGCCAGATGCTACAGTCTCTgaggaacatttttcttttaatattttcctaagtAATGACAGGGAAAAGACTCATCTGTTTTAACAGTATATGATCTGTAATTTGAATACTATATAACAAGTAAAAATTGATTGCAGTCTGAGGCTCACATTGATTTTGGTATCTCACTATTATTCAGCTTGTTTTCTGAAACTTTCATAGTAATGTTAGAATCAAATAAAGTTATATTAGGCATTCAAATTTAATCATAAAAgcaggttgttttgttttaatctggtCCCACTGCTAATTGCAATATTCCTATCTTTTCACCATCAGTGGTCCCACTTTTGTTGATGTTTTGTGACTGTGGAGGTGTCCCTGGTATCGGGGCCAGATTTAAGCCTGTTCCCGAATGTATGGATGGAGCAATTCATTCGTGGGCTGTGGAAGGAGCGCAGCCCAAACTTGCGGTAAGTGCTCACTAACAGTCTAGGTTGTTCTTTGTTCTGGGATAGCCGATGGGGAAAACGAAGAGAAAGGTACATCAAAATTAGATGACAGTAACCAGGGAAGCCTTTCTAAATGAGATTCAGATTACTTTCAGTATCCTTTTAGAAAATCTGAGGTAATTTGAGAACAAACCCAGTGTATAATTATTGGAAGAAAAGAATCATTACAAATAGGAAAATGTTTCCTGTCCTCTAGGATTTGACCAATATCTCTGCACCACGAATACCACCCAATAATGCAGATATTATTGAGTGCCTTGACAACTCAggtaagaaaatttattttttaagttttcatagtTCAAATGACTAACAAGGAACTCTATTCTCTGTCTTTGCATACCTTACCATTTCTCAATTGTCTTATCTTTACAATTGTTcccatcattcttttttaaatgactaatttgcaaattaaatgataaagaaaaacctAGAATACTTATTATTCTTttaggttgtattttttttaatcttcttcaaTCATCAGAGAGTACACAGGAGATGACCTGATTAGGATTTCTATAAATAGGAGAGAAGTACTGAATTGTAACCGGAAGTCAATTTTGGCTGAGATTTTTTTGTCTAATAGAACaattgttatttattaaaaaccaCTAATTTGAATTAAAGTACAGCCCTATTAAATAGATGTATGCTCATTTATTGAGGCTAGCATCTGCCTCCACAATTCACAAAGGTCAGTCTAAGAAAGagaggaataaattttaaaaactcatatctTTGGAAATAATTGTACCGTCTTGCCTTGTTTCaaggtaaataaatattattgattctcttatttttcattcagtcTTTTTCAAACTTGTGATCATGACTTTTCCACTTTGAACTCTTCAAAATGTAAAAGACATAGGAATGTTTATGACTTATAGAACTGGACCACATTCAGAAGACTGGAGATGCTAGTCTGTAAACTCATTTCTCCCCCTGAGGTGTCCATTTTTGTTAATGACCCCAGCACCCTCCACCTTAAAAGCAGAAGCTCATTTTTGACTCTCTTATCTCCCTATTCATTGACACTCAGTCAGTTCTCAAGACTTGTCAAATCCTCAGATCCACCAggatttatttatgcatttattctcTCATTAAGTCTACAAACCTTGAACAAAGCACAGTGAGAGGCACCAGAGTAAGAAGTATGAAACACTGTACCTAAACTCAAGATCTTCAAAATATGAAAGCCATAGGACACCTGCTCCATGGTCCACACTTTCTCTGTCCGTGGCGCATCCATAGTCTGGGCCATCCTCTTATCTCACCTGCCTGGAATTTTGTAACAGACTTCTACTCACCCCTCACAATCAAGTGCAAATCCCAGAGTCTCCATGCAAACCTATCCCTCACCATAGCCATGGCCTCTTCTCTGAATGCCCTGGAGGCCCTGTGCTTCTAATAATACATTGAGTAttcttacattgtttttttttttacgttttagAATTTGGGTATTTTTCCCCAATTTGAAATCAAACTCTCTAAGGCATAgatagggattttttttgttttaatttttatttatttatttttatttttggctgtgttgggtcttcatttctgtgtgcgGGAtttagctgtggcgagcaggggctactctttgttgcggtgcctgggcttctcattttggtggcttctcttgttgtggagcacaggctctaggcgtgtgggcttcagtagttgtggcatgcgggctcagtagttgtggcgcaccggcttagttgctccttcctggaccagggatcgaatctgtgtcccctgcattggcaggcagattcctaaccactgtgccaccagggaagtcccatattaccttcattttatttctttgctcacTCACAACTGCGTACTTAAATGGAGAAACTATACATTACAGTAAGTTACTAATTTTTAGTTTACAATACACTAGAGAAAAAACAGTTTACAggagaaagtaaaatttaatttgatcAACACTTTTAGGGGTTTACACAAATGAGTATCGTGGCAGAAAAACGCAAGAtctgggaggaggagaaaaaacgACAGCATTGGAACTAGTGGATGGAGTTAAAACATCAGGAGCACCTAAGATATGTCAAGAATATTCTGGAACATTAAGAAGAAGTTCTATGAGGGAATGTAGAGAAGGAGGGCTGAATATGAACTTCATAGAAAGTTACTTCTGCCAGGTAAGCTCTCTATCCCCATGCCTTCCTTTCCATCCTGCACCCATATCTCTACCCCAGGCTCCTGCTATTTCCCAACAGGGCTTTGGTGGGCGTTTCCTAACTAGGTTCCCAGCCTCTGGTCTTTACGCCTGACAATCTATATTCCTGCTGAATAGTATTTCTCAAACTCTGACTTGAGCACTTTACTCCCCCACTTTAAAACAACCAGTGGCTCCCAGCTCTGTTTTGTCTGTGGCGTGAAGTCCAAACTCCTTTACACAGCAATTAACCCATTGACCTCTTCCCTCACACCCTCACACCTCCAATTACTCCTTACCAGCCACCCCACTTGCCAAGCCCCTTTGCCTTATTCACACTGGTCTACTGCCCTCCATGTCTTTGCTTATGATGTGCTTGTCCTGGAATGCTTTTACCTGATCTTCTCTCTCACAAACCCACACTCATCTTTCTATCCAGTTCAAACACCCCTGCCTTTCTGAAGTTTTTACTGTGACTCCTCTCATCCAAAATAGCGTTGATGTTTCTTTATGTGTATCTCTGTAGTACtttgtttgtacattttataGAACATACCATTGCTAAAATCTGTTGGTTACATGTCCACCACTGTTTCTAGTGCCTCGTCTGCATGGGCTCTACATTATGTTGCCAGTACCTGGCTCGGTTCCAAGCACAGAGTAAACACGCAATAAGGGTGGGTCCAAGAGCCATAGTACACTTCCAGGACATTCTAAGAACCAGAGAGAATTAATTTTGCCATCTTCAGGTGGAGACAGAATTGCCCATGGTTGTACCCCATATGATACTTAAACCTTCAGATATTTCCTACCTCTGATACTGTCTCTGATACATTTATGTCCTTCTACACACTGGCCTAAAATACAGTCATTAACTCTCCTAATCAGAGGGTGGCTGATATTTTGAACTGAAATACTAGTAAAAGCCTTCCAAATAGCAGCAAATAATAAGGGGACTGTTGCTGAAATCCATAGGTATACTTTCTATCCATGTCCCTACAAATGAATATCATTTTCATGAAAAGTTCCATTTCTGCCTCACAACTTTTGCAATTGTATCTCCTTCTGCCCAGAACACTCTCTCTGCTATACTGTCCCCGTGACTTTAGTCTCTGAACAACCATCACTTTATGAGATTCTGCCCCTGACCGCTCTGTCTGAAAGAGCAACGCTATCCCTCTCTATTCCTTTACTCTGCACCTCTTAACAAATACGTTTATGTCTTGTCTGACTCATCCTACTGAAATGTAAGCCCTGTGAGAGAGGGACGTTATCTGGTTCTGTTCATTACTTTATTGCCAACTTCCTAAGAGAGTGTCTGCCAAATAGTAAGGACTCAAAAACTATTTTTGAACTGAAATGGCACAATGAGTTGGTTTGCTAATAAAGGTATTTCTGCTTAACCTGAAAGTTTGCAATCCAATATTACAAACAAGAGAGATGAAATAAAAGTACACGTGTCTGTGAGCTTTCACTTTGAATTGGAggagattctatttttaataactgtCTTTGGTCACCTTCAATTCTGAATCCAAAAGTGGCATAGACCCAGAGTCaaattttcctgttattttgCTTAAAAAGCCACACTGAAATAAATCTTCATGGAACCACCATATTCACTTCATCTGGAGGAAGAAAAGCACAATCCTGAATGAACCCAAATCAACTATGAGCTACCTAATTtgaacaaatccaaaaaaatacacaattttgGTATACTTTAAGTTCAGTGTTTTTAAGTATACCTCCTTCTAACTTGGTTGCAAAATCATTCATGTGATTCTTTTTGTGCTTTTGTGTCCCAAGTGCACTAAGATGAAGAAGTCCatctaaataaatatcaaaatgtattATCCAAATTACAGGTAAAATAATTCCTAACCAAATTCTTTCAAGTAATTATATAATAACTTCTAAACAGTCTCTAGAAGATGttagaattttgttttatatattttttttggtaaagctCTGGGAAAAAATAACGATAAAGACCTCTATTActgttaaaaatgtattcatcctttcattttctctttcttctacaaATTCAGAAAGCATATGCTTATGCAGATGAAGACGAAGCACGCCCATCCAATGACTGTTTGCTCATATATGATATTGAAGGTGTAGGTTCCCCTGCGGGCTCTGTGGGTTGTTGTAGCTTCATTGGAGAAGACTTGGATGACAGCTTTTTGGATACACTGGGGCCTAAATTTAAGAAGTTGGCAGATatcagcctgggaaaaggagttGAACCATATCCAGACCCTGATCCCTCTTGGCCACCTGACAGCACTGAACCAATCTGCCCTCTTCAGGGAACAGAGCCCATTGGTAGTGGACACCCACACATCTCCCCACATTTcggcaccaccaccatcatttcTGAGAGTACCTACCCCTCGGGACCTGGGGTACAGCATCCTATTCCTGATCCTCTGGGCTATGGTAATGTCACTTTAACTGAGTCTTACACCACCTTGGGCACTCTGAAGCCCTCTGTCCACGTTCACGATAACCAACATGCATCAAACGTGGTGGTGACAGAGAGGGTGGTCGGCCCAATCTCTGGTGCCAATCTGCATGGGATGTTAGAGATGCCTGACTTGAGAGATGGGTCGAATGTTATAGTGACAGAAAGGGTAATAACACCCGGTTCAAGCCTGCCCTCCACTTTGACCATCCCTGATCCTAGAGAGTCTTCAAATGTAGTAGTGACAGAAAGAGTAGTCCGGCCAAATTCCGGCCTAGTGGGCAATCTGAGTGTGCACTCCGATTTCTCAAACACCCACAATGTGATTGTGACAGAGAAGGTAGTTTCAGGCTCCAGCATAACTGGCATTAGTGGCCCAGCTGGGCTAGGTGGAGGCAGTGGCATAGGCAGCAGTGGCCTGGTGGGCAATGGTGGTGGCATTGGGCTGAGCAgcctgggagggggcgggggcctgAGTAGCAGCATCGGGGGCACATCCACCATTGGCCACTTGAGGGGCTCCTCTGAACATCACTTTAGCAATACCCTAGGATCTGCCTCCCCTATCACAGCCCAAAGTCGAATCACAAAGTACGGTACAGGACAATATGCCAAGTAGCCAGGACCCCAGCACGCTTTTTTCTCAGTAATTGTGACTTAGG
Above is a genomic segment from Balaenoptera musculus isolate JJ_BM4_2016_0621 chromosome 14, mBalMus1.pri.v3, whole genome shotgun sequence containing:
- the DSG1 gene encoding desmoglein-1 — protein: MNWPFFRTAAVLFIFLVVLEVNSEFQIQVRDYNTKNGTIKWHSVRRQKREWIKFAAACREGEDNSKRNPIAKIHSDCAANQQVTYRISGVGIDQPPYGIFVINQKTGEINITSIVDREVTPFFIIYCRAVNSLGQDLERVLELRVRVLDINDNPPVFSMSTFLGQIEENSNANTLVMILNATDADEPNNLNSKIAFKIVRQEPPDAPMFIINRYTAEIRTMNNFLDREQYGQYSLFVRGSDRDGRADGMAAECECSVKILDVNDNIPYMEQSSYSISIEENALNSNLLQIRIIDLDEEFSANWMAVIFFISGNEGNWFDIEMNERTNVGTLKVIKPLDYEAMKNLQLSLGVRNKAEFHQSIMSRYKLTATAVSVTVLNVVEGSVFRPGSKTFKVTSEMGQNYQLGDFTATDLDTGLLSTTVRYVMGINPAGLITIDSKTGTIILRNKVTVQQYEKLKGKYQGTILSIDDTLQRTSTGTIIIKLEGSSWNGDEPSNNNTSTSTNGLSSSDVTTNAYKNGGMVGTNTFDVGHSTTFKLKDNDNVHFGAAGIGLLIMGFLVLGLVPLLLMFCDCGGVPGIGARFKPVPECMDGAIHSWAVEGAQPKLADLTNISAPRIPPNNADIIECLDNSGVYTNEYRGRKTQDLGGGEKTTALELVDGVKTSGAPKICQEYSGTLRRSSMRECREGGLNMNFIESYFCQKAYAYADEDEARPSNDCLLIYDIEGVGSPAGSVGCCSFIGEDLDDSFLDTLGPKFKKLADISLGKGVEPYPDPDPSWPPDSTEPICPLQGTEPIGSGHPHISPHFGTTTIISESTYPSGPGVQHPIPDPLGYGNVTLTESYTTLGTLKPSVHVHDNQHASNVVVTERVVGPISGANLHGMLEMPDLRDGSNVIVTERVITPGSSLPSTLTIPDPRESSNVVVTERVVRPNSGLVGNLSVHSDFSNTHNVIVTEKVVSGSSITGISGPAGLGGGSGIGSSGLVGNGGGIGLSSLGGGGGLSSSIGGTSTIGHLRGSSEHHFSNTLGSASPITAQSRITKYGTGQYAK